In one Acidobacteriota bacterium genomic region, the following are encoded:
- a CDS encoding DUF721 domain-containing protein produces MEPLSGVLFSLYRGSPQYGDWVVASLGAAWPGIVGERLAAECRPIRFRQSELVIAARDLGWAEALRGMKPRLLEKLRAATAGAVADLSVVVGGAGGGVP; encoded by the coding sequence ATGGAACCGTTGTCCGGCGTGCTCTTTTCGCTCTACCGGGGATCCCCCCAATACGGGGATTGGGTCGTCGCCAGCCTCGGGGCGGCCTGGCCCGGGATAGTGGGGGAGCGTCTGGCCGCCGAGTGCCGACCGATCCGGTTCCGGCAGTCGGAACTGGTGATCGCAGCCCGGGACCTGGGCTGGGCCGAGGCGCTCCGGGGGATGAAACCCCGGCTCCTGGAAAAATTGCGGGCCGCCACGGCGGGCGCGGTCGCCGACCTTTCCGTCGTCGTCGGCGGGGCCGGGGGAGGGGTCCCGTAA
- the rpsO gene encoding 30S ribosomal protein S15 yields MSLTVEKKTELVEAYKTHQKDTGSPEVQIAILSEKISYLTEHFKVHAKDHHSRRGLLRMVGKRRRLLDYLKDKDINRYRTVINRLGIRK; encoded by the coding sequence TTGTCACTGACTGTAGAGAAGAAAACGGAATTAGTGGAAGCCTATAAAACTCACCAGAAGGATACCGGCTCGCCCGAGGTCCAGATCGCCATTCTGAGCGAGAAGATCTCGTACCTGACCGAGCATTTCAAGGTTCACGCCAAGGACCATCATTCCCGCCGCGGCCTGCTGCGCATGGTCGGGAAGCGCCGCCGCCTTCTGGATTATCTGAAGGATAAGGACATCAACAGGTACCGGACGGTCATCAACCGGCTCGGCATCCGCAAGTAG